In one Nyctibius grandis isolate bNycGra1 chromosome 19, bNycGra1.pri, whole genome shotgun sequence genomic region, the following are encoded:
- the STMN3 gene encoding stathmin-3, whose protein sequence is MASTVSAYKEKMKELSLLSLICSCFHTQPHPNTIYQYGDMEVKQLDKRASGQSFEVILKSPSDLSPESPILSSPPKKKDLSLEELQRRLEAAEERRKTQEAQVLKQLAEKREHEREVLHKALEENNNFSRLAEEKLNYKMELSREIREAHLAALRERLREKELHAAEVRRNKEQREEISG, encoded by the exons atggccagcaccGTCTCAG CCTACAAGGAGAAGATGAAGGAGCTGTCTCTGCTCTCCCTCATCTGCTCCTGTTTCCACACCCAGCCCCATCCCAATACCATCTACCAGTATGGAG aTATGGAGGTGAAGCAGCTGGATAAGAGGGCATCGGGCCAGAGCTTCGAAGTGATCCTGAAGTCCCCTTCAGATTTATCTCCCGAGAGCCCGatcctttcctccccccccaAGAAGAAGGATCTGTCcctggaggagctgcagaggaggctggaggctgcagaagagaggaggaag ACCCAGGAGGCGCAGGTGCTGAAGCAGCTGGCGGAGAAGCGGGAGCACGAGCGGGAGGTGCTGCACAAGGCGCTGGAGGAGAACAACAACTTCAGCCGCCTGGCCGAGGAGAAGCTCAACTACAAGATGGAGCTGAGCAGGGAGATCCGCGAAGCACATCTCGCTGCCCTGAGGGAGCGGCTCCGTGAGAAG GAACTGCACGCAGCCGAAGTTCGCAGGAACAAGGAACAGCGGGAGGAGATCTCTGGATAA